From one Microbacter margulisiae genomic stretch:
- a CDS encoding bifunctional alpha,alpha-trehalose-phosphate synthase (UDP-forming)/trehalose-phosphatase translates to METFSHFERLVIAAYRLPFKFIKTKKGYKAMQNSGGLVSAILALSENLQQTKSEFIDNKIVWAGIGETLPQQATNPKIENSHFEIVPVEIAQRTNELYYGGFCNDLIWPLFHYFPSYCVFEESYFEAYKEANERFCDELVKIIRPGDFIWIHDYQLMLLPEMIRQKVPDATIGFFLHIPFPSFELFRLLPRNWREEIIKGLLGADMLGFHTHDYAQHFIKSVKRTTSYECRQNQIYTHNKLVKTEAFPIGIDYDKFHLACFLPKTIHYKNKIKEIMPNQKLIFSVDRLDYSKGLLARLEGYETFLEKHSEWHKKVIFNFVVVPSRDNIRKYREMKKEIESMVGRINGKYSTLEWRPIVYQYKSLSFHELVALYDMSDVGLITPLRDGMNLVAKEYIACQTENEGMLVLSEVAGAADELNEAILINPFDRMEMAEAIVKALDMNSEEKHERLEKMKERIIHYDVFQWAFDFFNQTFYIKKQQHAMKAKFIDESIIQDMLSDYRNAERRILFLDYDGTLVPFAKLPELAVLSERTAKTIRQLASDPKNEVVIISGRNKEFLDQQFAGQEVSLVAEHGYFIKQKGTNWVSTVNSDNSWKENVKPLLEDYVSRCEGTLIEEKSGSLAWHYRNAKPDCTKIRLHELRDRLVEMIHQKTDFEILEGHKVLEVKCGKYDKGEAVKKFIQGQHYNFLLAVGDDRTDEFMFKSILEKAYTIRIGSSPSLAKYHIANIPQMLKLLKQIAMATEKPKPGKHATNSNGK, encoded by the coding sequence CAACAAACAAAAAGCGAATTCATTGACAACAAAATTGTTTGGGCAGGTATTGGAGAAACATTGCCTCAACAGGCTACAAATCCTAAAATTGAAAATAGTCATTTTGAAATCGTCCCTGTTGAAATCGCACAACGAACCAATGAGTTATACTATGGTGGGTTCTGTAACGATCTGATATGGCCTTTGTTTCACTACTTCCCCTCTTATTGTGTCTTTGAAGAAAGCTATTTCGAAGCGTATAAGGAAGCCAATGAACGTTTTTGCGACGAGCTGGTAAAAATTATCCGCCCCGGAGATTTTATCTGGATACATGATTATCAACTCATGTTACTTCCTGAAATGATCCGACAAAAAGTTCCGGACGCCACCATTGGCTTTTTCCTTCATATTCCCTTCCCGTCATTTGAGCTGTTTCGCTTATTACCGCGTAACTGGCGGGAAGAAATCATCAAAGGATTGTTGGGAGCTGACATGTTGGGATTCCACACACACGATTATGCACAACATTTTATCAAATCCGTCAAACGAACCACCAGCTATGAATGTCGTCAAAACCAGATTTATACACACAACAAGCTGGTAAAAACAGAAGCGTTCCCAATCGGCATTGATTACGATAAATTCCATCTCGCCTGCTTTCTGCCCAAAACCATTCACTACAAAAACAAAATCAAGGAAATCATGCCTAACCAGAAACTAATCTTTTCTGTTGACCGGCTCGATTACTCCAAGGGATTATTAGCCAGACTTGAAGGCTACGAAACATTCCTCGAAAAACATTCAGAATGGCACAAGAAAGTCATTTTCAATTTTGTTGTTGTACCATCCAGAGACAACATCAGAAAATACCGGGAAATGAAGAAAGAAATCGAATCAATGGTAGGGCGTATTAATGGGAAATACAGTACGCTTGAGTGGCGCCCGATTGTCTATCAGTACAAATCGCTCTCCTTCCATGAGCTGGTAGCACTATACGATATGAGCGATGTAGGATTGATCACTCCATTACGAGATGGGATGAACCTGGTTGCCAAAGAATACATTGCCTGCCAAACTGAAAATGAAGGGATGTTGGTCTTAAGTGAAGTAGCAGGCGCTGCCGACGAACTAAACGAAGCCATCCTGATTAATCCTTTTGACCGAATGGAAATGGCAGAAGCTATCGTCAAAGCACTCGATATGAATTCAGAAGAAAAACACGAACGTCTCGAAAAAATGAAAGAACGCATTATTCATTATGATGTTTTTCAATGGGCATTCGATTTTTTCAACCAGACATTCTATATCAAAAAGCAGCAACACGCAATGAAGGCGAAATTCATAGACGAATCAATCATTCAGGATATGCTTTCCGATTATAGAAACGCTGAACGCCGGATCTTATTCCTTGATTACGACGGCACCCTGGTTCCTTTTGCTAAGTTGCCTGAACTGGCTGTCCTATCAGAAAGAACAGCAAAAACAATTCGTCAGCTTGCCTCTGATCCTAAAAACGAGGTGGTAATCATCAGCGGACGAAACAAGGAATTTTTAGATCAACAATTTGCCGGGCAAGAGGTTTCTCTGGTAGCAGAACATGGCTATTTTATCAAACAAAAAGGTACCAATTGGGTTTCTACAGTAAACTCCGACAATTCATGGAAAGAAAATGTCAAACCGCTTCTGGAAGATTATGTCAGCCGTTGCGAAGGAACGCTTATCGAAGAAAAAAGCGGAAGTCTGGCCTGGCATTATCGTAACGCGAAACCTGACTGCACAAAAATAAGGCTACATGAATTACGCGACAGATTGGTAGAGATGATTCATCAAAAAACAGATTTTGAGATTCTGGAAGGCCATAAGGTTTTGGAAGTCAAATGTGGAAAATATGACAAGGGAGAAGCCGTAAAAAAATTCATTCAAGGCCAGCATTACAACTTCTTGCTTGCTGTCGGTGACGACCGGACCGACGAGTTCATGTTCAAATCTATCCTGGAGAAAGCATATACAATCCGTATCGGATCAAGCCCATCTCTTGCCAAATACCACATTGCCAACATTCCGCAAATGTTGAAACTACTGAAACAAATTGCTATGGCAACTGAAAAACCCAAACCAGGGAAACACGCAACAAACAGCAACGGAAAATAA
- the ruvX gene encoding Holliday junction resolvase RuvX codes for MGRILAIDYGQKRVGIAVTDTLQIVANGLTTVPSGQIFDFLGNYFTTEPVDLVVVGLPKQLNNEPSESMRFITPFVNGFRKRFPGKQLIMFDERFTSSLAHKAMIEGGLKKKERQNKALVDQISATILLQSYLESKR; via the coding sequence ATGGGCAGAATCTTAGCCATTGATTATGGTCAAAAGCGGGTAGGTATAGCAGTTACAGACACATTGCAAATCGTAGCCAACGGACTGACAACGGTTCCGTCAGGACAAATATTTGATTTTTTGGGCAATTACTTTACCACCGAACCGGTTGATTTGGTGGTCGTCGGACTACCGAAGCAATTAAACAATGAACCTTCGGAATCTATGCGCTTTATCACACCATTTGTGAACGGATTCAGAAAGCGTTTTCCGGGCAAACAACTGATTATGTTTGATGAGCGATTCACCTCATCCTTAGCGCATAAAGCAATGATTGAAGGAGGATTAAAGAAAAAAGAACGGCAAAACAAAGCATTAGTTGATCAAATCAGTGCTACCATTTTGCTTCAGTCATACCTTGAAAGTAAACGATAA
- the def gene encoding peptide deformylase, whose protein sequence is MIYPIYTYGQSVLRKVAAPIDPDYRNLQEVIANMTETLAHADGIGLAAPQVGLSIRLIVIDLSLLNDIKPELKDFKRVLVNPQIIELSGEKENEEEGCLSLPGIHETVPRFNHLVITYQDPDFTEHTETFDGYVARVIQHEYDHVEGHLFIDRISPIRRQLIQGKLNSILKGTTKCAYKIKTVK, encoded by the coding sequence ATGATTTATCCAATTTACACATACGGACAGTCGGTCTTACGCAAAGTAGCAGCACCTATCGATCCGGATTATCGTAATCTTCAGGAAGTAATCGCCAATATGACCGAAACATTAGCACACGCTGATGGTATTGGTCTGGCAGCACCTCAGGTCGGACTAAGCATTCGTCTTATTGTGATTGATTTATCCCTTTTGAACGACATAAAGCCTGAACTAAAAGACTTTAAACGCGTTCTTGTCAATCCGCAGATTATTGAACTCAGTGGAGAGAAAGAAAACGAAGAAGAAGGATGCTTAAGTTTGCCCGGAATTCACGAGACGGTGCCACGCTTTAATCATCTTGTTATTACCTATCAGGATCCTGATTTTACAGAACACACTGAAACATTTGATGGATATGTTGCCCGCGTCATTCAACATGAATATGATCACGTCGAAGGACATCTCTTTATCGACCGAATTTCACCTATCCGTCGCCAATTGATTCAGGGGAAACTCAATAGCATTTTAAAGGGCACAACAAAATGTGCCTACAAAATCAAAACCGTCAAATGA
- a CDS encoding LptE family protein, translated as MKHLFFKQRHNQLALFALWLLVVFTFDSCALSYKFNGSSIDYSKIKTITISDFPNNAPLVYPPLAQNFNIALQNYFAQYTRLQPVSRNGDLQISGEITGYDLTPLAIQTSGLAGETRLTLTVKVHFVNTKNEKDNFDSSFSSSQTFSSNLMLNQVQDQLVSEMIKEIVENIYNQTVAKW; from the coding sequence ATGAAACACCTGTTTTTCAAGCAACGGCATAATCAGCTGGCATTGTTCGCACTGTGGTTATTGGTAGTCTTTACTTTTGATTCTTGTGCTCTTTCTTACAAGTTCAACGGATCTTCCATTGATTATTCAAAAATTAAAACCATTACTATTTCTGACTTTCCTAATAATGCACCACTGGTTTATCCTCCTTTAGCACAGAATTTTAACATTGCACTTCAAAACTATTTTGCACAATATACCCGTTTGCAGCCCGTCAGTCGCAATGGAGACCTGCAGATCAGCGGTGAGATTACCGGATATGATCTGACGCCTCTGGCTATTCAAACCAGCGGATTAGCAGGAGAGACACGACTGACCCTCACTGTCAAGGTCCACTTTGTCAACACCAAAAATGAAAAAGATAATTTTGACTCTTCTTTTTCGTCATCACAGACATTCTCAAGCAATTTAATGCTTAACCAAGTACAAGACCAGTTAGTATCGGAAATGATAAAAGAGATTGTAGAAAATATTTACAATCAAACCGTTGCAAAATGGTAA
- the secG gene encoding preprotein translocase subunit SecG: MYSLAIILIVLASILLVLVVLVQNSKGGGLVSGFSSSNQIMGVRKTTDFLEKATWTLAGAIILFAIVSTGIIEKQSSKSTASPIPEGAAAAQQQEAAKTAIPNYNIPAQQQPQQPQQAPKPATPAH; encoded by the coding sequence ATGTACTCATTAGCAATCATATTGATTGTTCTGGCATCGATTCTATTAGTGCTTGTCGTGCTGGTTCAGAATTCCAAAGGAGGTGGTTTAGTTTCCGGATTCTCATCATCCAATCAAATTATGGGTGTACGTAAAACGACCGATTTTCTGGAAAAAGCAACCTGGACGCTGGCGGGTGCCATCATTTTGTTTGCCATTGTTTCAACCGGTATTATTGAAAAACAGTCTTCTAAGTCCACTGCATCCCCGATTCCGGAAGGTGCTGCTGCCGCACAACAACAGGAAGCAGCAAAAACAGCTATCCCAAATTATAACATACCGGCACAACAACAGCCGCAACAACCTCAGCAAGCACCAAAGCCTGCAACTCCGGCTCATTAA
- a CDS encoding aldo/keto reductase, whose product MQYRKLGKTDIKLPAIGLGCMGMSHAYGEPDDNESIATLEKAIEIGVTFWDTADIYGNGKNEELISTVLKHHRDKIFIATKFGFRSISDGKSANQFDGSPKYMRTAIEQSLRRLKTDVIDLYYAHRIDPNIPVEEMVGAMSELVQEGKVRFLGLSEVSANTLRRACAVHPISALQSEYSLLTREIEKEILPACKALGITVVPFSPLARGLMTNMLDVTTLKENDFRKTLPRYQETYADNNQKLAAGFAQIAQKKGCTPAQLALAWVLAQSPNIIPIPGTKKRKYLIENAEAVDVILTAQDFADIERLLATYPNTGDRYNASNYQLVDKN is encoded by the coding sequence ATGCAATACAGAAAATTAGGGAAAACAGACATTAAGCTTCCGGCTATCGGGCTGGGCTGCATGGGTATGAGTCATGCTTATGGAGAACCCGACGACAATGAATCCATTGCAACATTGGAAAAAGCCATTGAAATAGGCGTAACATTTTGGGATACAGCAGATATCTATGGCAACGGAAAAAATGAAGAATTAATCTCTACCGTATTAAAACATCATCGGGATAAGATTTTCATCGCAACCAAGTTTGGATTTCGCTCAATTTCAGATGGAAAATCTGCCAACCAGTTTGATGGCTCGCCAAAATACATGAGAACCGCAATTGAACAAAGTCTCAGACGACTCAAAACAGATGTCATTGATTTATATTATGCACATCGCATTGATCCAAATATTCCTGTAGAAGAGATGGTTGGGGCAATGTCCGAATTGGTTCAGGAGGGAAAGGTACGTTTTCTGGGGCTGTCAGAAGTTTCGGCTAACACATTAAGAAGAGCCTGTGCTGTACATCCCATCAGTGCGTTACAGAGCGAATATTCGCTACTAACCCGGGAAATTGAAAAAGAAATTTTGCCTGCTTGTAAAGCATTGGGGATTACAGTCGTGCCCTTCAGTCCGCTAGCCCGCGGACTTATGACGAATATGTTGGATGTAACTACCCTCAAAGAGAATGATTTTCGCAAGACATTGCCACGCTATCAGGAGACATATGCCGATAACAACCAGAAATTAGCGGCAGGATTTGCTCAAATTGCTCAAAAGAAAGGATGTACACCTGCACAATTGGCCTTGGCATGGGTGCTGGCTCAAAGCCCCAATATCATACCTATTCCGGGAACCAAAAAGAGAAAATATCTGATTGAAAACGCAGAAGCTGTAGATGTAATCCTAACCGCTCAGGATTTTGCCGATATAGAACGATTGTTGGCTACTTATCCAAATACCGGCGATCGGTACAATGCATCAAATTATCAGTTGGTAGATAAAAATTAA
- a CDS encoding MFS transporter: protein MPEKNSLSKFQVILMAVAAGVSVANIYYNQPILKEIANSLKASENQAGDISMLSQIGYGLGLFFIIPLGDKLNKKNLILTLLSLLTVALLGMTIANTLFEVWALSLLIGILSVSVQVILPMAASLDFENRGKTVGTIFSGILIGILAARVFSGFIAEWLSWRYVYGFSAFMTLSITVLLQIYLPNVTTKFIGHYFKLLRSALVQIKRFALLREASMTGGLLFGVFCSFWTILTFHLSAPPFYFHTDTIGLFGLVAIAGAMMAPVFGKLADRGQSRRSLLLAVSLVITSILLMKIFPTSVVALIVAVLILDVGVQATQVTNVALIYTLDETSHSRINTIYMTSYFIGGAIGTFVGLLSWKHGGWTLVTWQMLLWAILALVIELKYKQQ from the coding sequence ATGCCCGAAAAAAATTCTTTATCCAAATTTCAGGTAATCCTAATGGCTGTGGCGGCTGGTGTATCGGTAGCAAACATCTACTACAATCAGCCTATTCTGAAAGAGATTGCAAATTCATTGAAAGCATCTGAAAATCAGGCAGGAGATATCTCCATGCTTTCCCAGATCGGATATGGATTAGGACTATTTTTCATCATTCCTCTTGGCGATAAGCTAAACAAAAAGAATCTTATTCTCACGCTATTATCACTGCTGACAGTTGCGCTATTAGGGATGACCATCGCCAACACACTGTTTGAAGTCTGGGCACTGAGCCTTCTCATCGGGATTCTATCAGTTTCAGTACAAGTGATCTTGCCTATGGCAGCCAGCCTCGATTTTGAAAACAGGGGCAAAACGGTTGGCACAATTTTCTCTGGTATTTTAATAGGCATTCTGGCGGCGAGGGTATTTAGCGGATTCATTGCTGAATGGCTCAGTTGGCGCTATGTGTATGGCTTTTCAGCATTCATGACTCTCTCCATCACTGTTCTATTGCAAATCTATTTACCCAATGTAACCACTAAATTTATTGGCCATTATTTCAAATTATTACGATCGGCTCTTGTCCAGATCAAACGATTTGCATTGCTTAGAGAAGCTTCAATGACAGGAGGCTTATTATTTGGCGTTTTTTGTTCTTTCTGGACCATTCTAACATTTCATCTGAGTGCTCCGCCATTTTATTTTCATACCGATACAATCGGACTTTTTGGACTGGTTGCCATAGCCGGGGCAATGATGGCTCCCGTTTTTGGAAAACTGGCTGATAGAGGACAATCCAGAAGATCGTTGCTTTTAGCAGTTTCATTAGTGATTACCAGCATTCTTCTAATGAAAATCTTCCCGACTTCGGTAGTAGCCTTAATTGTTGCCGTGCTGATTCTGGATGTCGGTGTTCAGGCAACACAAGTGACCAATGTAGCGTTGATTTACACTTTGGATGAAACATCACACAGCCGGATCAACACTATTTACATGACTTCTTATTTTATTGGTGGTGCTATCGGAACATTTGTCGGACTATTGAGTTGGAAACATGGTGGATGGACTTTGGTTACATGGCAAATGTTACTTTGGGCAATACTTGCATTGGTCATTGAGCTTAAATATAAACAACAATAA
- the aroB gene encoding 3-dehydroquinate synthase, with the protein MSKSVTITYDFEQELKNQIAVLAPDFIFLLVDSNTHKLCLSKMESEYPVIEIPAGDDHKTIDNLASVWQFLSTHKATRHSLLINIGGGMVTDLGGFAASTFKRGIRYINVPTTLLGAVDAAVGGKTGINFNGLKNEVGVIHSSEAVILYPQFFRTLNHENLMSGWAEMIKHALLSSTKAWEEILSFQWTNVDYDALGKLVEQSIAVKEAIVEQDPTEKSIRKALNLGHTFGHAFESFSYSTARPLLHGYAVAFGLICELYLSHIKVGLPEIILHQAVQHIKQHYGAFSFEKTDYPVLLELMTHDKKNDASGINFTLLNEPGEIRINQHATREEIYDAFDFFLHIF; encoded by the coding sequence ATGAGTAAATCAGTCACCATTACATACGATTTTGAGCAAGAATTAAAAAATCAGATTGCTGTTTTAGCGCCCGACTTTATCTTTTTACTGGTTGACAGTAATACACATAAACTATGCCTCTCCAAAATGGAGAGCGAATATCCTGTCATTGAAATTCCAGCAGGTGATGATCATAAAACAATAGACAACCTGGCATCCGTATGGCAGTTTCTCTCCACACATAAAGCCACACGCCATTCATTGTTGATCAATATCGGTGGAGGTATGGTAACTGACCTTGGGGGATTTGCCGCTTCAACATTCAAGCGTGGTATCCGATATATTAATGTTCCGACAACGCTTTTGGGAGCAGTCGACGCTGCTGTCGGAGGAAAAACGGGGATCAACTTTAACGGTTTAAAAAACGAAGTCGGCGTTATTCATTCTTCAGAAGCAGTAATCCTTTATCCACAATTTTTCCGCACGTTAAATCACGAAAATCTCATGTCAGGTTGGGCGGAAATGATAAAGCATGCTCTGCTGTCCTCAACAAAAGCATGGGAAGAAATTCTCTCTTTCCAGTGGACAAACGTAGACTATGATGCTCTGGGAAAGCTTGTCGAACAATCTATTGCAGTAAAAGAGGCTATTGTTGAACAAGACCCGACAGAAAAAAGCATTCGGAAAGCGCTTAATTTAGGGCACACCTTCGGACATGCATTTGAAAGTTTTTCTTATTCTACTGCAAGACCTTTGTTGCATGGTTATGCTGTGGCGTTCGGATTAATTTGTGAACTATACCTATCACATATAAAAGTTGGATTACCGGAAATTATTCTTCATCAGGCCGTACAACATATCAAACAACATTACGGAGCATTCTCATTTGAAAAAACCGACTATCCTGTATTGCTCGAATTAATGACTCACGACAAAAAAAATGATGCTTCAGGGATTAATTTCACCTTACTTAATGAGCCCGGAGAAATTCGGATTAATCAACATGCTACCAGAGAAGAAATATACGATGCATTTGATTTTTTCCTGCATATATTCTAA
- a CDS encoding shikimate kinase, with protein MNPIFLIGYMGSGKSTVGRLLAKHLRLQFIDLDAWIENRYRKSIHDLFAEYGETGFREIEHKNLIEISEFQDVVVATGGGAACYHQNMEWMNAHGFTIYLSASVDMLVDRLKTGKSKRPLISQKSTAEMERFIRESLLQREPYYRQALLLIKSTSEAPEKLAEHIAEEILRFESRS; from the coding sequence ATGAACCCGATTTTTCTGATTGGTTATATGGGTAGCGGTAAATCCACTGTTGGAAGACTTTTGGCAAAGCATCTGCGTTTGCAGTTTATTGATCTGGATGCATGGATTGAAAACCGGTATCGCAAGTCTATTCATGATCTTTTTGCCGAATACGGAGAAACAGGATTCAGGGAAATTGAACATAAAAACCTGATTGAAATTTCTGAATTTCAGGATGTTGTTGTTGCAACAGGCGGAGGAGCGGCTTGTTATCATCAAAATATGGAATGGATGAATGCCCATGGTTTCACCATTTATCTGTCTGCTTCAGTTGATATGTTGGTGGATCGGTTAAAAACCGGAAAATCCAAACGCCCTCTAATTAGTCAGAAGTCTACAGCAGAGATGGAACGTTTTATCCGTGAGAGTCTTTTACAGCGAGAACCATATTATCGGCAAGCCTTGCTGTTGATTAAGTCCACTTCAGAGGCTCCCGAAAAACTAGCTGAGCATATTGCAGAAGAGATACTCCGTTTTGAGAGTCGTTCTTAG
- the pyrB gene encoding aspartate carbamoyltransferase, whose protein sequence is MQKSLVSITDYSKDEILRLLQLAEQFEQNPNQSLLAGKVVATLFFEPSTRTRLSFETAVNRLGGRIIGFSDASTSSSSKGETLKDTIKMVSNYADLIVMRHPLEGAARYASEVASVPVINAGDGANQHPTQTLLDLYSIKKTQGKLEDLNIFMVGDLKYGRTVHSLLMAMAHFNPHFYFIAPDELKMPLEYKQFCNEKDIPFTEYNELNDKINTADILYMTRVQRERFTDLMEYEKVKNVYSLKNKMLENTRPNLRVLHPLPRVTEIDEDVDANEKAYYFQQALNGVFVRQAVIAYVLKLIS, encoded by the coding sequence ATGCAAAAAAGTTTAGTGTCCATAACCGACTATTCGAAAGACGAAATTTTACGTCTTCTGCAGCTTGCGGAACAATTTGAACAAAATCCTAATCAATCTCTTTTGGCCGGAAAAGTTGTTGCAACGCTTTTCTTTGAACCTTCAACGCGAACACGGCTTAGTTTCGAAACAGCTGTAAACCGCTTAGGAGGCAGAATTATTGGTTTTTCAGATGCCTCAACTTCAAGTTCATCCAAAGGAGAAACATTGAAAGATACCATCAAAATGGTCAGCAATTATGCCGATCTTATTGTCATGAGGCACCCTCTGGAAGGTGCAGCCCGTTATGCTTCTGAAGTAGCCAGCGTTCCGGTAATCAACGCAGGCGACGGCGCCAACCAACATCCTACACAAACGCTTCTCGATCTGTATTCTATCAAAAAAACACAGGGAAAACTTGAAGATTTGAATATCTTTATGGTAGGAGATTTGAAATATGGACGAACCGTGCATTCACTACTCATGGCAATGGCTCATTTTAATCCTCATTTTTATTTCATTGCTCCCGACGAATTGAAAATGCCGTTGGAATACAAACAATTCTGCAATGAAAAAGACATTCCTTTTACGGAATACAATGAACTGAACGACAAAATTAACACCGCCGATATCCTTTATATGACGCGGGTACAACGTGAGCGATTTACGGATCTCATGGAATATGAAAAAGTGAAAAATGTCTATTCTCTCAAGAATAAAATGCTTGAGAATACGCGGCCCAATTTGCGCGTTTTGCATCCGTTGCCACGTGTCACAGAAATTGATGAAGACGTAGACGCAAATGAAAAGGCCTATTATTTTCAACAGGCCCTTAACGGTGTATTTGTGCGTCAGGCAGTGATTGCTTATGTTCTAAAATTAATCTCATAA
- the pyrI gene encoding aspartate carbamoyltransferase regulatory subunit, translated as MESKEVKMVAALRNGTVIDHIPSDKLFQVVSILHLAELPNQITVGNNLSSKKLGSKGIIKISDKFLTDQDINKIALVAPDAQLNIIRDFEVIEKKKLRIPDRFEDIVRCGNPNCVTNHQPIITLFDVTNHAPLTIRCHYCERMMTEDEIKIK; from the coding sequence ATGGAATCGAAAGAAGTAAAAATGGTGGCTGCGCTGAGAAACGGAACAGTGATTGATCACATTCCTTCCGACAAATTATTCCAGGTGGTTTCTATTTTACATTTAGCAGAGCTCCCAAACCAAATCACAGTTGGGAATAATTTATCCAGTAAAAAACTAGGATCAAAAGGTATTATAAAAATTTCCGACAAATTTCTAACAGATCAAGATATCAATAAAATAGCCCTGGTTGCCCCTGATGCACAGCTTAATATCATCCGCGATTTTGAGGTAATAGAAAAGAAGAAATTACGCATACCCGACCGTTTTGAAGATATAGTCCGGTGTGGTAATCCAAACTGTGTTACCAATCATCAGCCAATCATTACTCTATTCGACGTCACCAATCACGCTCCGCTTACCATCCGGTGCCACTATTGTGAACGTATGATGACGGAGGATGAAATTAAAATTAAATAA
- a CDS encoding flavin reductase family protein, translating to MDKPDRIDWKPGTMIYPLPAVLISCGADEEEYNILTVSWVGTICTDPPMCYISVRPQRHSYPILVKNREFVINLTNEDMAFATDWCGVRSGKHYKKFAEMHLTPGVSKQIKAPIIQEAPMSIECRVKEIMPLGSHDMFIAEVVNIQADARFIDELTGQFKMNEAHLITYSHGHYYKLGEEIGKFGWSVQKKSNATKHKDK from the coding sequence ATGGATAAACCAGATAGAATTGATTGGAAGCCGGGAACAATGATTTATCCTTTGCCTGCTGTTTTAATCAGTTGCGGGGCAGATGAAGAGGAATATAATATTTTAACTGTAAGTTGGGTTGGCACCATTTGTACCGATCCTCCCATGTGTTATATTTCAGTACGTCCACAACGACATTCTTATCCTATTCTCGTAAAAAACCGAGAGTTTGTTATCAATCTGACCAATGAAGATATGGCATTTGCAACGGATTGGTGTGGTGTCCGGTCTGGAAAACATTATAAAAAATTTGCAGAAATGCATCTGACACCAGGTGTATCAAAACAAATCAAGGCTCCCATCATTCAGGAAGCCCCAATGAGTATTGAATGTCGGGTAAAAGAGATCATGCCTTTAGGCTCACATGACATGTTTATCGCTGAAGTGGTCAATATTCAGGCCGATGCGCGATTTATTGATGAATTAACCGGGCAATTTAAAATGAATGAGGCACATCTTATTACCTATTCACACGGTCATTATTACAAATTAGGAGAAGAGATCGGGAAGTTTGGTTGGAGCGTCCAAAAAAAGAGTAACGCTACCAAACATAAAGACAAATGA